In Mytilus edulis chromosome 8, xbMytEdul2.2, whole genome shotgun sequence, the genomic window CTAGGATATCGCAACTTGAGCGGAAATTAGATCTAATGGTAACACGAATAGAAAACGTAGAACAGAAGTGCGAAATTGTGTTTAACCGAAATAAAATGATCGAAGAAAAGGGAGAACAAATGGGTACGGTTGTGCATAAAATTATAGATCGCTGCAAAGAAAATATGTCTAAAATATCATTGTTAGAGGAAGCAGAAAATGTTAAAGAAAACGCATTCGATATGAAATGCGTCAATGAGCGATTGATAAATATTGAAAGCGATGTCGATGAGTTACAATGGAGATCAATGACTAACAATATCGTAATATCCGGAATAAAACAGGAGCCAAATGAGAATACAGAAAACATTGTAAGAAATTTTATCCGCAAAAATCTGGGAATAGGGGAAAATGTCAATTTCGTTTCTGTACATCGTTTTggaaaacaaagacaaaatattcaaagaataatGACTAAATTTGTATCTTTGAAAGATAAACAATTAGTCATGAGGAACTGTCACAAA contains:
- the LOC139484204 gene encoding uncharacterized protein; the protein is MSDYKEFDTKTISILNSVLAVVADLQTQCGKLEREVTRISQLERKLDLMVTRIENVEQKCEIVFNRNKMIEEKGEQMGTVVHKIIDRCKENMSKISLLEEAENVKENAFDMKCVNERLINIESDVDELQWRSMTNNIVISGIKQEPNENTENIVRNFIRKNLGIGENVNFVSVHRFGKQRQNIQRIMTKFVSLKDKQLVMRNCHKLKGTHISVREQFPVKIEKKRKKLYPILKQAKKDRKKALLIRDKLFIEGELYESSDDSELIHTDNKETKNRNTQNIDADKSPFINSTQPSDFYPWNRPILQQRKNQKRNRIDFDEPYS